The DNA window CCGTTAGATTTGGAGAGAGAACAATCTGATGGCTAATCTTTGAGGGTGCACCGCGAGGCTTTGTTGTTGTAGTGCACAGGATCTTGGGACAAGCAAATTCATAAAAATAGTGTTgaaacctggggatcgaacccaggcccttgGGGAACACGTTCATTTACGTTTACCATTCCAACCAAACGCGCGCTTTGTTATACATACAAcactattaaataatatataaaaaaaaagaaaaaaaacataattcaAACCAACGAACCCTGCGCctccactgttcatcatcttgtTCGTTTGGACCTGGACCTGTAGATCTCGAAACTTAAAACAGAACAACAAAAATATGTTATGACACCATGAATCGATCGAGATTGGCCCCTGAAACGCAACCGTACCATTGGTTTCGCCTAATTTTACCTATTTTGGGAAACCCCAATTTGAAGCtttgaaaccctaacaatggGGTCTCCTTCAACCTGCAGCAAAATTCTAATTAAACGGTATCAGCAGATCACCAACAGCATTATAAACATAATTGCACATTCAAAAACGATTTATGATTCATCCATGAATGAGTAAGAGTTTGAAAACGTTTGACATGAAAACGTGAATGGGAGAACGCGTTTCAGTATCTTCtgattgaagatgaaggttgGTTCGCGTTCAGGAATCACCGGGAATTCGTTTAGGATGCTCAAGGTGGTCTGAATTGGACTAGAATTttatctcttctcctcttttgatTCACGATTTTGTGAGTCTGCGGTATGGCTTTTTTCTGCGGCCAAAAGTCCCCTCTTTCGTTCTGGACATGCTCCTCTATATATGAGGGTTTGAATTAGGTCACACATATTTGGAGAGAATCAAAGAAATTTGGATCAAGAATATTTGCTTTGAAAGAGGAAACATTTGATTGAGAACTTGCTATTGTTGTCCCATGAAGTCCACGTGATTGAGCTTTTGGCTTGGAGATTTGATTTTGGTTAAAAAGAATAGAATTATAAACCTAAATCAATCTTTTggtattttattgtaatttattttgatttatattgaataaaatcaaaaataaataaataaaaagataacAACATTAGCCATGCACCAATGAAATTACTTGGCCCTCAAGATTCTCTTTGACTGGTTATATTTGATGGGAAATCGAATCTTGGCTTAAAACtaatatttcatatttatatgatttacttatatttaaatgaattaaaattcaaataaatcaaataaatcttatagaaaataaaataattagtttaacgGTCCATATAAAGCCCATAGACATGTCTTAAATCCATATTTTAGGTCTATTGATCCAAAAAGTCAATTTTGCTCACATTAACTTTTGTGCATTTctccaaaattgaccaacttcaACAAGTCATAGCTCTCTCAATTTTAGTGTATGGAGgtagtgtggggtatcatagaccatatgggatgccttggagatTTTGATCTGTTGATTTcttctcagaacaacaaaaccctaattctttgaactttgtttaggagagggtgtctttggatattgtatcttgatttgagtttgaacaagagaaatagtatgggcaaattttggggtatgacacatgggagtggccatacttgaactaatcatacaatggcttgtatatgtgattttcatatcatctacaagttcaagtttgtatggggtttcaccctcataacctatgccaactctcttgtttccactaacagcatatatcatagaggcaagttgacttcttccagtacctctagataagaacttcctgaaactcaagtcatattctttaagaatattgttcaagcttggaatagacttttctgaaccagaagatgacttagcatctttggatagttttaaaactttttctttgagttcagaattttctaattcaagcttcttagtttcagatacaaagagctttctcagctttttgtatttgatactaagcttagccttgatttcaagaatttcagctaaactggaagttagctcatctctagacagttcagaaaatacctcttcagagtcggagtctgattctgatgtaggtTCTGATTCAGCATCCACAGTAGCCATCAGCGTTATGTTGGCTTgcttgtcttcagagtctgattctgagtctgatgaatctgaatcatcccaattttccataagacctttcttcttctggaacttcttcttgggtttctccctctaaagctttggacactcactcttgtaatgtcctggctccttgcactcaaagcacgtgaccttctttttgtcagatcttctgattccagaagattctcctctatCAGGatttttagaacttctgaagttcttgaacttcctttgtttactcttccagagttggtttacccttctggagatcatggacagttcatcatcttcttcttcttctgattctgattcttcagaatcttcttcttccgcctgaaaagcgttagtgcattctttattcaaagattttaaagcaatagacttacctttcttttgaggttcattagcatccagctctatttcattactcctcaaggcactgatcagctcttccaaagatacttcattcagattctttgcaatcttgaatgcagtcaccattgggccccatcttctgggcaagcctctgatgatcttcttgacgtgatcagcctttgtatatcccttgtcaagcactcttaatccagcagttagagtttgaaatcttgagaacattgtttcaatgttttcatcatcctccatcttgaaggcttcatacttttggattaatgcaagagcttttgtctctttgacttgggcatttccttcgtgagtcatctttaatgattcaaagatgtcatgggcagtttctctgtttgatatcttctcatattcagaatgagaaatagcattcagcagaatagtccttcacttatgatgatttttaaattgtttcttttgatcatcactcatttcttgtcttgacatatttgctccactagcatttactagatgtttgtaaccatccacaagcaagtcccataaatcaccatctagaccaagaaagtaactttccaatctatctttccagtattcaaaattttcaccatcaaatgcTGGTGGTCTAgatatccatttccatttccattgttgtgttgatcatttgaagtagatgtagaagtggatgtaacaatatcaaccatattgactttgtgtttttctcaccctgaatatttttctaacacggttaagtgcttgcacctagaaccagtgctctgatgccaattgaaggatagaaaaacacttagaaatggggggtttgaataagtgtaactttaaaaactcttaagataaaaacaatgaacacaatatttttatcctggttcgttgttaacgaaactactccagtccacccccttagagtgatttacctcaactggggatttaatccactaatcaatcttgattacaatggttatccacttagaaacactctaagtcttctagagtatactgatcacaccttgatcactctaggaaatcaccacttagaaacttctaagtcttctagagtctgctgatctcactgatcactctaggaaatcaccacttagaaacttctaagtcttctagagtctactgatcactctaggaaccttttacaaatcaatgtaaaataaatgtttacaagagtatgaatttgcttcttagaaagctataatcacaactgtgatatttctcttaagttctaagcttaacactcactaaatattacaaagtatgtgaggttgaagatgaagttcgtgtgttttgatttcaacagcgtttcagtatgTTTGCCAAAATTCATTGCTGCTTCTGATCAAAACTTCACTATaaataggcatttgagaagatgtccgttggaatgcatttaatgcgttgcgtgactggacagctttgcatttaatgttttcactgttttgtcaacttcATAGCCTGTCAgctagtactaacttctgatctcagattttgtgaatacaacgtttgaataatcagaatcagagttacaaCGTGGTGCAGagtatcttcttgtcttctgactttgaagtgctttagcatgataccataagaacttcagtgcttctgcttctgatcttaagttcttctgatgcttcatagaccatgttctgattctgcttgaccatcttctgatgtcttgcgagagcatgttctgatgttgcaatccagaatcttttgagtcagtgcttcttagcgctgaattgtgcatactccttatatatttcctgaaatggaaaatgcataggagtaccacattgtcttatacaaaattcatatacattgttattatcaaaacaagaatattgatcagaacaaatcttgttctaacaatctcttggttatgttttatttgtttcttGTGTCATTGTTTTATTTGTGACTGTCTTTTTTTCGTTATCCTTGAATGTTGTTTTAGTTATGTTTTATTTGGGTTGTTATTTATAATCGAAATGCAAACTCAATTAAAAAGACATTATATTACATTCATAAAGCTAGTTGAAGTAAACATTATGGCCTATTAGACGGGCCGGCTACATTTGGACATTTACTTCGGATATGGCCTACTTCACGATAGATCCCACacattctcttttccttttccacGTCGTCCATTCCGGTTCTAATCCGAGTACTATTTGGGTGACCTTTTTTCTTCCTACGCATAGTCTCGTCATGATAAAGAGTAGCTCCTCTATATTGCAGCCAATTGTCTTGATGTGGGAGGATTTGGAAACTTTCTTGGTAGACTTTAAAAACATGTTGAATCTTGAACACGTCTGGTATGTGAATGGTGTAGTCTTGGCATATACTTTCACATGCTACAATAACATGTGAGCAAGACAAATGAAACGCTTGAAATTTTCCACAATCACAGATACGTTTTCGTAAATCAACACCATAAGTATCAGTTGGTCGACCATCGTTGCGGTTTATTCTTTCGGCCACCATAAAATAGAATCTCTCCCAGTCGAACTGCATTACATTGTGACTGCTTGCTTTGTTGACTTCTTCAGACATCCCCTTGATACAATTGTCTGTAAAAGTTTGACCTGATGTCAACATCTTTGTCCATTCATGGCCGCGTTTACCAAATAACGCTCCCATCCAAAAATATGTGGATTGTACCAAAGAAGTTATTGGAaggtgtaacgcccggaaaaatgattatttgcttaatttagtcatttgtgttatttattgattttttgcattttgggacgatttagtcggtattatttcgggatagcggatcgatggttaattgagagttttaatattttcagtattagaaatattattggaataatatttgatgttttggaaattttccgagtaattaaaatTAGACCGGAAAATACGAGGTATTGAGTAAACAAGGAGTAtagtataaaataaattagatgggCTGAGTATTGTGATGCACGTGTGATTGGTTGTGGCCCAAATTGGAATTTGTGAGGTAATACACCTAGGTTTTGGAAACTCAGTAATATAACGTTTTGAGGAGGGAATAGTAGCAGATAGAAGAGGAATAAGGGTTTTGGTGATGCTACGAAAAGACATTGCTGTGAAGAAGAAATTGCGGAAAGGAAGATAAATTGTGGAAGAGGAAAGAAACCGGAAGGATTACGCAAAGCCGGAAAAGCTGGGATTTGACCGAAATTGTAGAGCGGACTCCGAATATAAGGTAaaggtggggttcttgctctataaacgggaatatgatggaccgtatgtggggtttagAAGATTAATATTTTTTCTATGTGTTGTATGATTTTTGGTGTCTGTGTTTGTTCGATTGATTTCCTGAAAATTTCATGAAATatgtatgatgatgttgttgtgttgttAATCCGAAAAATTGTCGGAAAGATTATGTTGTTAGGTGATTATGTGTTGTTTGCGAGGTTTGAATTAAAATTGTAATCGATgatgattgtcataccccaaaatttgccctctcatttttaaagacaaaaatccCCAAATGCGaaaaataattgaagaggacaccctaagctttccaacaaattcaaaattattcccaattaaagaaaattgagaaaattatggctggtgagagttgggaaattttgagtcagtgcataaaatccaaattgagcaaattcattattgggccacagttttaatccaatcaccccttaaattgttttatctcaattattttgatttattcatttaaataattcaaaataagaaaaataaaataaattaagctcttagtgagatccaagcccattttccttttaacctaatgttttcttataaataactaacaacTCTTGTTTTTAACGATTCACCAACCATTCACCTCTACCAAATTCTCCGTTCCCATACACTAACAATCAACAACTCTCATAATTTTACACCCATCCACAAAAAAACCCTTTACCGTCGTTTTTGACCGTTACGAATAATCTTCCGTCACTCTAATTCCGATTGCAGCAGAGTGGTAAATTTTTCAGAGTATTagccgaattctgaaactactatttcgatttgctccgaattttttctaGAAGTTTAGAAAAAATCGaggaacaatactcctttagaatagaattctaaaacttagatagaattctaaaggatttcgatgctcaaaatcgcaaattcctcgtttttctattttattttattttatttctattttatttgatttaatttctatttgcatattttcaaaaaaatctcaaaaaatttgtagcttcgttatcttattttattttatttataatcaggtttttatatttttttgattttattttgatcacttttttatttttccgTTTGTTTTCTTAACTGTAACATTGCAGttgtttatgaacaggtttcatATGAATTGACCAAGTGGAAGGAGCTTTATCACTTGACCTCAAGGGGTACCCCACGTGTTTTTTTGGCCAAAAGCCTTTTGacttttggccaaatcaaggttattcgtatttggccaaaaGCCTTTTGacttttggccaaatcaaggttatttgtatttggccaaaaaccttatGATTTTtgaccaaatcaaggttattcataattttggccataatttaattttctaaaccccaattcttttattgtattattattattattattattattattattattattattattattattattattattattattattattattattattattattattattattattattattattattactattatttctattcttattattatcttatttttgcaggtacttcctctGGTCAAAAGGGAGCAGATTGCGCGTACACCACGAAATTGCATATCCCTTCTAAACTGAATTACAGCTTGGACCCAATTATGGTGTTGGGCTTAGTGGGCTCATGGCCTATGTTTTCTCTTGCTGATTGCACCCCCTTTGGTTTGTTTTTGCTTACCCTTTTTTatcctcattttaatttagtcaaacttttttaaaaactaatttaattaattaggtttttttgtAGCCAATTaggttttttatccaaaaataatttatctaattaattaggttttttaatcaattaggtttttagccataataattaatttgattaattaggtttttttagcCAATTAGGTTTTTAGccataataattaatttgattaattaggttttttaacccattaggtttttaaccaatttaattaattaggttttaaccaataattaattagataatttaaGTTTATAATTTTAGGTTTATTTTCACTTATTTTCAAACCTTAAATTTCAACTCGcgatcttctcttctcatctcatactcTATGAATGTCGCATGTTTGTTTAATTTaagcattttatttaattattcatttatctatttatttaaattctagaaggtgtataggttgcaaatttttgtgatgtaatagtaattagggcctttacttttccgcactttcttcgtttttggttatgtaatccccctccccaaatccttgtaatagcgtaggactttaatttttctgcttttactttccgcacctataAAATGCTATAAACTatttagatgtatgttaataggatcgtatggcaagataaaactgaacatagaataaccctaattttcaggattaaataaatcaatcactttgtttcacacacacacagacacacacctttagggtaactcctcttatgctgccttcgattaaatagtcaagtccctcggatacgaggatgccttagcaTGATTGcctataaataaaaaacatcatcaaaagatcatagtccctccgaGTTGCCTAAACGatgaaatgatcttgtccctcgatgttgcctcaaataaaatgatgatcgtcccttcgaatgctaaggtatcttcactggttgcctacaaatgactattctcgtcctttcctaagacttcctacctcccttatggtatggatagacttatggcaaacgatgaccctcgatgacccgatacatccaatgaaaagactacctaccctttatggtatggatagccctttcaaacgaaaaacttaaagaacaagaaagatccacTCTTAGGGTAGGcactcttaattgcttgctcaacattcaaaacttcaaaattacttttcacgtctcttttcaaattactttcaaaaaggccaaacttatttacaagctaaattccttattcaaaatcttttcaattcacacacgacactctttcaaacaattcaaacaaacaagtgagctatgCAAATTAATAGCCCATGGAtagccatggatacaaagggtgcttacacattccctttATATAATCTACCCCCATAACTAaatctctttcaaaggtctttcctgttctttttgcctttccaattggataaaataaaagtcgttggcgactcttgctattcgcaacatttcaaaaagtcagttctcccaccatatTACAATGATGAACACATATGTTCTGTGTTGTTAATTAATTGGTGATGTTGTGATTATAAATCTTACTGAAATTGGAAATTTTTTTTTGGACTGAGAACTGACACCGGAATAAGAATCGAGTatgggaagaagaagaaaattgtaGGGACGGGGGCCACAAGAAGGGACGGTCGTCCCCTGGTGAAGAGGAAAAGTGGGGCGGGCGACATATCCCAGGGACGGGCGCCCTCTAGCTTAAGTCCCCTTGTGGTACGGTTAGCATATAGTTGAGGGACAGGTACATATGGCATAGGGGCAGATGTCCTATGTTCATAGGGGAATAACTATTTAATTATCTAACTGCCTGTGACTCGTAGCTGCATAATATTCTAGTAATTGAATTTAATTAGTAGCCATACACCATAACTAACAAGACTTATAATCAGCAATGAAATTAATCATAAATATGGAGATCAACTTAGCAGAATGGGAATTACAGCCACGAGCTCATTTTTATGATATTCAGTAGCAGCTAAATAACTAGTAAATAGAATGGAAAACAGGACAGTAGCTAATAACAATTTAGTATTTTTGCAGAGAAAGTTATGAATAGTATAGCAATAGGAGTTCTACCAATTTAATAAAAGTGAATTCAGTATCAGTTGGTTTAGTAGCAGGAAGAGTTTTCTAACAGTGAATGAATAAATAATTAGCAGACTGGAACTAATTTTACCGAGTAGAATAATTAGGCGCGTCTGGAAATAATCTGATAGCCGGTGTTTTGTGATGCGACGTGTTTTCTTTTGTAATTGTTGTGACGTAGTGAATTGTTGAATTCATGTGAATTGTCGTTTTGTTAATTGTGACGAGTAGTTGTTGATTGTCGACTATAGTTGTTGACTTGTTGTGTATGCATTGTTGTTGACATGTTGTTATGACGTGGTGAtattaagttgtaggcctatggccagtgacGATGCGATGTTATGATTTTGTGATTACTGCGAAATGCAAGAGATAAAGTGACATTGagttacctctatttattggtaacatttgtgatataggcgtatgcctcgcgacgttgttctgtgatgtttgtgatttgttgcatttcatcagtgtctcatgatttgcatgttttagtgacggcctggattagcaaccagcgacgaaggcttatgcctgttttgatgcctctatttattggcaattggcgatgggggctgaagccttgggtaccacatgcatgtgcatttgttagagtcgcattaCTTTTGTGTGATTATGAGTTCATGTGATTTGATATGTGAATTTATGTGAATCGTTGTGTATTATGAATATGAattatgtgagatattgt is part of the Vicia villosa cultivar HV-30 ecotype Madison, WI linkage group LG2, Vvil1.0, whole genome shotgun sequence genome and encodes:
- the LOC131648680 gene encoding uncharacterized protein LOC131648680; amino-acid sequence: MGALFGKRGHEWTKMLTSGQTFTDNCIKGMSEEVNKASSHNVMQFDWERFYFMVAERINRNDGRPTDTYGVDLRKRICDCGKFQAFHLSCSHVIVACESICQDYTIHIPDVFKIQHVFKVYQESFQILPHQDNWLQYRGATLYHDETMRRKKKGHPNSTRIRTGMDDVEKEKRMCGIYREVGHIRSKCPNVAGPSNRP